Part of the Streptococcus ilei genome is shown below.
CCGTAGCGTCAAGTTTTGAGCCTTGTAGCCAGGGATTTTATCGATTACTTGCTTTTTATCCGCTACCATTAAGTTGCTGGCTAGATCGCTAGAGGTAATGCTCTTCTTGGTCACAAGGGTTTGGACTTGCCATTGATAGCTTGGATCTGTTTTTTGCCGCATGCCTGTGTAGGTCTCAGAGCTGATAAAACCAATCTTGCTATAGCCGTATTTGGCATTGTTCGCGAAGGCCACGACCTTGAGTTTTTGCTTAGAAGTTTTATCGATCACTTGATCACCGACCTGGATCCCCTCATCCTCTCTGAAAGAGCTGTTCAGAATGACTTCATTTTTCTTTAAATCGGATATCTTGAGGTCACTATCTTCCATGATTGGATTAAGGATTTCTTCTTCATTGTGGTCGGTCGCGAAGTAGGTGATATCTAGGGTATTGGAATCCTCTGATTTTGAGATAGTTGCCCGCTGGATCGACAAGCCAGAATAATCCAATCCTTCTATCTTGTTTATCTCATCTAAATCCTTAGCCGTAATGGTTGAAAAGGGGATAATCCCTTCTGAATCCGTCGAAAGGATATAATACCGGGACCCATAGTTATCGATTTGGGCAGATACCGAACGGCCCAGTCCATTTGTTAGACCGGACAAGAACACCACCATAAACATGAGAATGGTAATGAGAAGTTCAATCAGGATAAATTTCTTGGGTTGGTATTTAATTTCATTCCATGCGATTTTCATATTCGTTCTCCTTTTAGCAGGGAGGTGCTCAAGTAGCTTGGCACCTAAACATACTCTACCATCATACCATAAGTGGAGGGAGAATATGGGGATGGTGTTTGGTAGAGTGCTTCAAAAACATTATTTTTATTATCTTTCCTTTAGATACTTAAAAACGCATGAGACTGTTATTCTTCTTGTTAAGTAGTCTTTGGTACATATGGTTTGTGGTATACTAGAGGCAGAGTGAAACGTGAATAGGAAATCAAATCGGAGGAAAACATGCTAGAAAACTTTATCAAAGTGACAGACATGCCCCAAGAAGTGATTGAAAAATATAAGGATCAAGTTCCAGCTGAGTTGTTACAGATTTGGCAAGAGGATGATCTGGGAACCATTTTAAATGGTGGAATAGCTTCATTGCCAGAGGGACTGCGGAGTTTTGGAAAATAGAAAGGATAATTATGGAAACAGAAAACACAGTGTCAATTTGGATTGGCAACTTTGCTACTAAGTTAGATTTAGATGAGTTTATAAATTTGAAATATGATGAAGAAGGGGAGGTGGTTCCGTCATTGTTTTATAATCAATACAATATTGATATTGATGACATTGATGATTACTTAATTGAAAAAGAAGTTTTTGAAACCAGCTTTACAAATTTGTTTGACATGCTAAAGGAGGCATCCTATAATAATATTATTGTAAACAATTTAAAGCAAAAAGGCATAAATCCCAATATTGAACCCAATAATGCGTTGATTTTGATATATAATTATCAGTTTGATAGCAATACTTTACGAACAATTAGCACAGAATTTATAGCGACTGTAGAGTACAAATAATTAGAAGATAAAAATGAATCGAGTTACATTTTATAGAGTAATTGGAGTGGTTAAATTCACAATCTAAAATCAAGAAAGAGGAAAATATGTTAGAAAACTTTATAAAAGAGGCAGATATGCCCCAAGAAGTTATTGAAAAATACAAGGACCAAGTCCCTGCTGAGTTGGTTCAAATTTGGCAGGAGGATGGCTTGGGAACCTTTTTAGATGGTTATCTCAAAGTCATTAATCCAGACGACTATCTTGAACTTCTCCAAGATAGTTATTTCAGAGGAGATGTCGCTTTTCCTATGTTCGTAACAGCATTTGGAGATATTATTACTTGGGAAGAGAATGCCTATGTGGGAATTGTCCAATATAATATTCAGGATTTGGATATTATGATTAAGCGTATGGATCGTTTCATAGAGTATGTTGATGATGAAGATTTCAAAGACGATTATTTCGATATTCCACTCTACAAAAAAGCTGTTGCCAAACATGGGCAATTGGCCTACGATGAATGTTTCGGTTTTGTTCCTTTGCTAGCTTTGGGAGGCTTTAAAGATGTGGATCACATGGATAAAGTAAAAGTCCTAGAGCACATTTACCTCATGTACCAGCTCACAGGCGGAGTGATGGACGATTGATAAAAAAGAACCACCCTCGCGGTGGTTTTTTCGATGAAAACGAGTGTTAGATAACTAGCGAGTCTGTCTTTGGATGAGACTCGCTTATTTTGTGAATATAGACTTTTTGGTACAAAAAACAAAATGACAAGCAAAAAAGCCTTGTAAATTAAGGCTTTTTCCTGTTGATTTAGATGCCCCCTACATGAATTTGTAAGAACTTTTCATATTGAAAATAAACAAAAGTGTTGAAATATAGCTGATTTTAGGGAAATACTTTTAGGTGTTTTCACTGTCAGGCTTTAAAAACGTGGCAAAAGTGGGGCAAAAACGAATGACTCACATTTGGTTTGAAAATCTATAATACCTAATGATTATGCCATACTAGATATATAGTGTTGTTATAAATAAATGTCAGTGCGAGTTCAAATCGGAGGATAAAATGGAAAAACAAATTAATGAAAAAAAAGCCTTGGTTCCCAAAGCTTTTTTATGTTATAAACTCATTAAAAGAACCCCCAGTTAGATTTGGAATATTTTTTATTCTGTGTCATATAAAAATAAATAAAATGAGTGGCTATAGCTAGAGCTAAAATGGTTGTTATACTCACTACTATTATAGGATTAGAAGCAAAGATTAAAGAGAGAATCAAGGCAGCCAGATAGAGTGTCGCTTGGACACAGTAGTAACTTTTCGAATAGCGAAGATAGTGTTTGTTATAGGGCCCATTTACTAGGACAGCAGCTTGAAAGAGGCCAAATCCGATATAAGAGAAGCTGGTTGCAAAGAGACGATTAGCTTCAGGATTCAGAAGAAAACTCATCGATACAGTCATCATCATAAGCCCAATGAAAATAGGATAGTGACTGTAAATTAGAAATAGTCCCTTTTGATTAGATTTTTGATCAATAGCATGGTCGAATTGACCAAAATAAAACAAGAACAGAGAAATCATAATTATGAAATAAAGAACCGAATAAATCGAGAAATTCTCGATTGTAAAGAAGTTAGCTAGCCCCATAATCATCTCTCCAAACGTAATAATGACAAGAAGGGAGATGCGCTCGATTAAATGGGGGAGATTTACCTGGTAATGCTTATCTTTACTAAGCAAGATAATTGGCATAATAAATGTTAGCAGAATACTAGCAAATAAGATAGAGACCCCAACGTAAATAGGAAGAAGAGCTGCTAGATAGACTCCTAAACTTCCTAGACCTGTTATCCATAGAAAACCTTTGATACTTTCCCGATTAGCATTATCGGTTGATTTTCTAAAAAATTCAACCAAATATTGTAAAAATAAGGTAAAGGTTAATGTACCAATAGCCCAACAGAGATAATGAAAATATTGTTGCCAATCAGGTCCCATCATATT
Proteins encoded:
- a CDS encoding T6SS immunity protein Tdi1 domain-containing protein is translated as MLENFIKEADMPQEVIEKYKDQVPAELVQIWQEDGLGTFLDGYLKVINPDDYLELLQDSYFRGDVAFPMFVTAFGDIITWEENAYVGIVQYNIQDLDIMIKRMDRFIEYVDDEDFKDDYFDIPLYKKAVAKHGQLAYDECFGFVPLLALGGFKDVDHMDKVKVLEHIYLMYQLTGGVMDD
- a CDS encoding immunity 22 family protein; protein product: METENTVSIWIGNFATKLDLDEFINLKYDEEGEVVPSLFYNQYNIDIDDIDDYLIEKEVFETSFTNLFDMLKEASYNNIIVNNLKQKGINPNIEPNNALILIYNYQFDSNTLRTISTEFIATVEYK
- a CDS encoding ABC transporter permease, which translates into the protein MKIAWNEIKYQPKKFILIELLITILMFMVVFLSGLTNGLGRSVSAQIDNYGSRYYILSTDSEGIIPFSTITAKDLDEINKIEGLDYSGLSIQRATISKSEDSNTLDITYFATDHNEEEILNPIMEDSDLKISDLKKNEVILNSSFREDEGIQVGDQVIDKTSKQKLKVVAFANNAKYGYSKIGFISSETYTGMRQKTDPSYQWQVQTLVTKKSITSSDLASNLMVADKKQVIDKIPGYKAQNLTLRMITWVLLLASSAILGVFFYILTLQKLKQFGVLKAIGMSMSQITYVQLSQLTIISLIGVLLGLGLATMMAPFLPNSVPSFMTLKDNLTISISFILTSMLCGALSLVKIKKVDPIEVIGGNGE
- a CDS encoding low temperature requirement protein A, which encodes MTTLIKHKRVEFSELFYDLVFVFAISKVTTLIEHLHNGILTWNSFLDFFIAVLVLTDSWMIQTIYTNRYGKNSLFNMVIMFIKMGILLFIANMMGPDWQQYFHYLCWAIGTLTFTLFLQYLVEFFRKSTDNANRESIKGFLWITGLGSLGVYLAALLPIYVGVSILFASILLTFIMPIILLSKDKHYQVNLPHLIERISLLVIITFGEMIMGLANFFTIENFSIYSVLYFIIMISLFLFYFGQFDHAIDQKSNQKGLFLIYSHYPIFIGLMMMTVSMSFLLNPEANRLFATSFSYIGFGLFQAAVLVNGPYNKHYLRYSKSYYCVQATLYLAALILSLIFASNPIIVVSITTILALAIATHFIYFYMTQNKKYSKSNWGFF